The Sporomusa termitida genome has a window encoding:
- a CDS encoding substrate-binding domain-containing protein, with amino-acid sequence MKRKLIVFGALLLGLGLFVVGCGSDKKEVAKEVKTVEIGISSCCVSEDVTTKEIIPAFKKYYKEKFGEEVEVKPSFAGSGTLTNQIVGGTPVQVAVLSNESYALKLKAEGLTTSDWKALPNKGVVATSTIIMLVREGNPKGIQSYADLAKPGVKVIHSNPATSGGASWAIYSFYGSVLKETETKTGQKDEAAAYELLKKIEDNVISMPESAKQAAAQFDAGQGDALVTYEQEGLLELEKGKKYQVIVPNSTILTDWTVVQVDKNIKPEQKQVIDEFVKFLFSDEAQNAYAQYGFRSYKPEINAKLASKYANIELPFTLDYLGGSTEAKKTIIDGLWKKTQQK; translated from the coding sequence ATGAAACGAAAACTGATTGTGTTTGGGGCGCTGTTGCTAGGGCTGGGCCTTTTTGTCGTCGGCTGCGGCAGCGACAAAAAGGAGGTAGCCAAAGAGGTAAAAACCGTTGAAATTGGCATTTCCTCCTGTTGCGTGTCAGAAGATGTAACCACTAAAGAAATAATCCCCGCTTTTAAAAAGTATTATAAAGAGAAGTTCGGGGAAGAGGTTGAGGTTAAGCCTTCTTTCGCCGGCTCAGGCACACTGACCAACCAGATTGTGGGCGGTACGCCTGTGCAGGTGGCGGTGCTGTCCAACGAATCCTACGCCTTGAAGCTGAAAGCGGAGGGATTAACGACTTCCGACTGGAAAGCTCTACCCAACAAAGGCGTAGTCGCCACATCGACGATTATCATGCTGGTGCGGGAAGGAAATCCCAAAGGCATTCAATCCTATGCCGATCTGGCCAAACCGGGCGTTAAGGTCATCCATTCCAATCCGGCCACTTCCGGCGGCGCCTCCTGGGCCATCTACTCCTTCTACGGCTCGGTATTAAAGGAAACCGAAACGAAAACCGGCCAGAAAGATGAGGCCGCTGCTTATGAACTGCTCAAAAAGATCGAAGACAATGTAATCAGCATGCCCGAATCGGCGAAACAAGCTGCAGCGCAGTTTGATGCGGGTCAGGGGGACGCGCTGGTGACTTACGAGCAGGAAGGGCTGCTGGAACTGGAAAAGGGCAAGAAATACCAGGTGATTGTTCCCAACAGCACTATTCTGACCGACTGGACGGTTGTACAGGTCGACAAAAACATCAAACCCGAACAAAAGCAAGTTATTGATGAATTTGTAAAATTCCTGTTTTCTGACGAAGCGCAAAATGCTTACGCCCAGTACGGCTTCCGTTCTTACAAACCGGAGATCAATGCCAAATTAGCCAGCAAATACGCCAATATCGAACTGCCATTCACGCTGGACTACCTTGGCGGATCGACGGAGGCCAAGAAAACCATCATTGATGGCTTATGGAAAAAGACGCAGCAAAAATAA